Proteins from a genomic interval of Clostridium cochlearium:
- the rbsD gene encoding D-ribose pyranase translates to MKKVGILNSEISHVISKMGHTDSLAIGDCGLPIPEGTKRIDLALIKNIPTFMDTLKSVMMELEVEEVQIANETKEVSPEIFKEIKKQLGDKKIIFISHEELKNNLKDCKAVIRTGEQTPYANIILKSGVIF, encoded by the coding sequence ATGAAAAAAGTAGGAATTTTAAATAGTGAAATATCCCATGTAATATCTAAAATGGGACATACAGATTCTTTAGCTATAGGAGATTGTGGATTGCCTATACCTGAAGGAACTAAAAGAATAGATTTAGCATTAATAAAAAATATTCCAACTTTTATGGATACTTTAAAAAGTGTAATGATGGAGCTTGAAGTAGAAGAAGTACAAATAGCTAATGAAACTAAAGAGGTAAGTCCAGAAATTTTTAAAGAAATAAAAAAACAATTAGGAGATAAAAAAATAATATTCATATCTCATGAAGAATTAAAAAATAATTTGAAGGATTGTAAAGCTGTTATAAGGACAGGAGAACAAACACCCTATGCAAATATAATATTAAAATCAGGAGTGATTTTCTAA
- the rbsK gene encoding ribokinase yields the protein MSKIAVLGSINMDIVLKVDRMAKVGETLLARSLDKVAGGKGANQAVAASRLGSKVYMIGKVGKDDNGDILYRNIENDDINVEYILKDKEEPTGMAIITVDKKGDNSIIVVSGANMSLEKEDIYKYEKAIKDSDILITQFETPMDVSEESFKLAKSLGVTTILNPAPAKKITKALLENTDIIVPNETEAFEITKVEIKDEKDMRESAKFFLENGVKFVVITLGEKGAAIVSKDKFEIVPAYKVNAVDTTAAGDSFIGALAHKLGDSELNFDNIKEGVLYGNKVSSIVVQKEGAQSSIPYLKEVEEVFKEG from the coding sequence TTGTCAAAAATTGCTGTTTTAGGAAGTATAAATATGGATATAGTGTTAAAAGTAGATAGAATGGCTAAAGTTGGAGAAACTTTATTGGCGAGGTCTTTAGATAAAGTTGCTGGTGGAAAAGGAGCTAATCAAGCAGTGGCAGCATCTAGATTAGGATCCAAAGTTTATATGATTGGAAAAGTAGGAAAAGATGATAATGGCGACATTTTATATAGGAATATTGAAAACGATGACATAAATGTTGAGTACATATTAAAAGATAAAGAAGAGCCAACGGGTATGGCAATAATTACTGTGGATAAAAAAGGAGATAATTCTATAATAGTTGTATCAGGTGCAAATATGTCTTTAGAAAAAGAAGATATATATAAGTATGAAAAAGCGATAAAAGATTCAGATATTCTAATAACACAATTTGAAACCCCTATGGATGTATCAGAGGAAAGTTTTAAATTAGCTAAAAGTTTAGGAGTAACTACCATATTAAATCCAGCTCCTGCAAAAAAAATAACTAAGGCTCTTTTGGAAAATACAGATATTATTGTTCCAAATGAAACAGAGGCTTTTGAAATTACAAAAGTAGAAATAAAAGATGAAAAAGATATGAGAGAATCTGCAAAGTTTTTCTTGGAGAATGGAGTGAAATTCGTAGTTATTACTCTTGGAGAAAAAGGAGCAGCAATTGTATCCAAAGATAAATTTGAAATAGTGCCAGCTTATAAAGTAAATGCTGTAGATACTACAGCAGCAGGAGATAGCTTTATAGGTGCTTTAGCGCATAAATTAGGAGATAGTGAATTAAATTTTGATAATATAAAAGAAGGTGTACTTTATGGGAATAAAGTATCATCTATAGTAGTACAAAAAGAAGGAGCTCAGTCCTCCATACCATATTTAAAAGAAGTTGAAGAAGTTTTTAAGGAGGGTTAA